Genomic segment of Synechococcus sp. A15-28:
CGACACAGCTCCCATCGTCAGCGCGGCCGCCGGTCCTCACGCGGAACGTCTGTCCAACCTCGTCACAGCCCAGCGGGCAACGGTGGACCGCGAGACCGGTCTGGAGCTGTTCCGGGACATGACCCTCGGACGACGCTTCGAGGACAAGTGCGCGGAGATGTACTACCGCGGCAAGATGTTCGGTTTCGTTCACCTCTACAACGGCCAGGAGGCTGTGAGCACCGGGGTGATTGGCGCCATGAAGCGTCAGAACGATTGGTTCTGCAGCACCTACCGCGACCACGTCCATGCCCTGAGCGCCGGTGTTCCGGCTCGGGAAGTGATGAGTGAGCTGTTCGGCAAGGAAACAGGCTGCAGCAAGGGACGAGGTGGATCCATGCACCTTTTCTCCAAGGAACACCACCTGCTGGGGGGCTTTGCCTTCATCGCCGAGGGCATCCCCGTCGCCCTGGGGTCAGCCTTCACCAGCCGCTACAAACGTGATGCTCTCGGCGATGCCTCAAGCAACGCTGTGACGGCAGCCTTCTTTGGTGATGGCACCTGCAACAACGGCCAGTTCTTC
This window contains:
- the pdhA gene encoding pyruvate dehydrogenase (acetyl-transferring) E1 component subunit alpha, with the translated sequence MGQDLAVDTAPIVSAAAGPHAERLSNLVTAQRATVDRETGLELFRDMTLGRRFEDKCAEMYYRGKMFGFVHLYNGQEAVSTGVIGAMKRQNDWFCSTYRDHVHALSAGVPAREVMSELFGKETGCSKGRGGSMHLFSKEHHLLGGFAFIAEGIPVALGSAFTSRYKRDALGDASSNAVTAAFFGDGTCNNGQFFECMNMAQLWKLPILFVVENNKWAIGMAHDRATSDPEIWRKAASFGMAGEEVDGMDVLAVRAATQRALERARAGEGPTLLECLTYRFRGHSLADPDELRAEQEKQFWAQRDPLKALERDLCNANLVSSDELRSIEKEIDAIVQDCVEFALSAPEPDPAELTRYIWAED